From the genome of Aliarcobacter lanthieri:
ATTTTTAAAAGATAATCCTGAAATTTCAAAAGAGATAGAAGATAAGATTCTTAATTCAATGGGAATAAATGATGCTATTATCACAGGTGGAAGTGATGAAGAAGATACTGCATCTTTAGATGATTAAAATAAATAAGAGTTTAACTCTTATTTATTGATGACAAGCAAAAGCTATTTCATATCCTAAAGCTGTAACAGCTTTTATATCATCTTCTGCACTTGCTCCTCCAGTTGTTAAATAATCTCCAACAACAATAGCATTTGCACCATGTTTAAATACGTCATATTGACTTTCACCAAACATTAATTCTCTCCCTCCAGCGATCATTAACATTTGATTTGGTAAATAACTTCTAGATAATTCAACTAATTTAAATGCCTCATCTTTTGATAAAGGATTTTTTACTATTGGTAAAGCATCATTTGGGTGAAAAAAGTTGATTGGAACTGACATTGGTTCAAGTGATGCAATAGATTCAAGCATAGAAATTCTGTTTTCTTGAGTCTCTCCTAGACCAAAAATTCCTCCTGTACAAAGATGAAGTCCAGCTTTTTTAGCATCTAAACAAGTATTGTATCTATCATCCCAGGAGTGTGTTGTACAAATAGTATGATAAAATTCTCTTGCTGTTTCTAAATTATGGTTATAGTTTTCAACACCATGTTTTTTTAATTCTTTTAGTTGTTCGAAACTAGCTATTCCATTACAGGCAATGATTGAAATATCTGGAACAGCTTTATGTACAGCATCAGCTGCACGACAAACATAATCAAGTCTTTTATCATCAAGTCCCGTTCCAGCAGTAACTAAACAAAATCCAACAGCTTTATTTTCTCTTGCTTTTTTTGCTTCTTTTACAATATCATCAATATCTTTTCTTCTATATCTTTCAATATCTGCTCTATATTTTACACTTTGTGTACAAAATTGACAGTCTTCTTTACACGTTCCACTTTCAATATTTGAAATTGCACATAAATATATTTTATTATCGCTCATATTTAAACTCTTCTTTCATAAAATTTTTTTGATTTATATTTCTATAATAGTGCGTGATTATATACTCATTTTGATTAATCTCCAACTTTGCACATGAAATAAATGGTTCCTCTCTTGCACATACTTCACCAGGATTAATATATACCTTTCCATTTATATATTCACAATGAAACTTATGTGTATGGCCAAAGATTATAATATTTGTATCAGGACTTAAATGAAGTGGTAAATGCATAAGTTTAAAACTAATATCTTCAATTTTAAAGTAATAAGGTTCATTTTTTATATTAAATATTGAAGAAAAATCTAAAAGATTTTTATCATTGTTACCATAAACTGATATATATTTTAAATTTGAATCTTTTAAGTTTTGTAAATTTTCTTCACAACAAAAATCTCCAGCATGAATCAAATATTCACATCCATCAGTTTTTAATAAATCAACAACTTCCTTTTGATAGTCAACTTTAAAATGACTATCAGATAGTATTCCTATTTTCATTTACTCTTTTTTTGTTGTTTTTTTCGTTGTAGTTTTAGAACTTACTTTTGTTGATCTTTTAGTAGTAGTTTTTTTAGTTCCTTTACTATCTTTTTCTATTATATCTAAACACTCTTCTAAAGTTAAATCCTCTGCAACTTTACCTTTTGGAATTTTAAAATTTTTTCTTCCTTGTTTTATATAAGCTCCATATTGTCCATTCAAAATTTGAATCTTTTCTTTTTCAAAATCTTTTATTAATGCTTTACTTTTTGCTTCATCAATTTCTTTTATAATCTCTCTTGCCCTTAGTTCATCAACAGTATAAGGATCATCTGTTTTTAAAGAGTAATATTTTGTTTTAACTTGTAAATATGGTCCAAATCTTCCAATATTTGCTTTAATCTCTTCTTCATTTTCAGTTATCCCTACAACTCTTGGTAAATTAAATAAGAATAGTGCTTGCTCAAGTGTAATTGTGTCCATATTTAAATTATCTGGAATTGCTACAAATTTTGGCTTGTCTTCATCATCTTTTGTACCAATTTGCACAAATGGTCCAAATCTTCCAACTCTTGCACTTACAGGTTTACCAGATTTTGGATCAATCCCTAATTCCCTTACTTGTGAATAATCTGATTTACTTATGTTTTCTTCTTTATCTTTTATAGTATTTTTAAAGTCACCATAAAAATTTTTCAATACATCAACCCAAGCAATTTTTCCTTCTGCAATATCATCAAATTTTTCTTCTATTTTTGCAGTAAATCCTAAATCTATAATATTTGAAAAATGATCAGTTAAAAAAGCATTTACTATCTCACCAGTTGGAGTAGGAACTAATTTTTTATCTTCATTTATTGTTACATACTCTCTTGCTTGAATAGTCGAAATTGTTGGTGCATAAGTTGATGGTCTTCCTATTCCTTCGCTTTCAAGCTTTTTTACTAAACTAGCTTCTGTATATCTTGCTGGTGGTTTTGTAAAATTTTGTTCACTTTGTAAATTTTCTAACTCTAAAATAGTTCCAACTTTTATATTTGGTAAAATCTTTTCTGTACTATCAAGTGCTGCTTCTGGATTATCACTTCCTTCAGTGTAAGCTTTCATAAATCCAGCAAAAATAATTCTTTGACCTTTTACTTGAAATTCAAACTCTTTACTCTTTCCAGCTTCAATTTTATATGTTGTATTTGCTATTTTTGCCTGAGCCATTTGTGTAGCTATAGTTCTTTTCCAGATTAGACTATATAATCTATATTGTGCTGGTTCTAAATAATCTTTTACTTGACTTGGTTTCAAACTCATATCAACTGGACGAATAGCTTCGTGAGCCTCTTGGGCACCTTTTGATTTTGTAGTATATACTCTTGGTTTTTTTAAAGCATAATCACTACCATATTCTTCTTCAATAACTTTCTTTGCTGCACTTGTTGCAATATTAGAAAGATTTAAAGAATCTGTTCTCATATAAGTTATCAAACCACCTGTATGATTTGGAATATTAGCAGTATTCCCTTCATATAGTTGTTGTGCTATCATCATTGTTTGAGAAACACTAAATCCTATTTTTCTTGAAGCCTCTTGTTGTAATGTTGATGTTGTAAAAGGAGCTGCAGGATTTCTACTACTCTCTTTTTCTTCAATATCTATAAGTTTATAAATACCTTGTTTTAAAGATTCTTCAATTTTTAAAGCTTCTTGTTCGTTAGATATTTTTATAGTTTTACCATTTTGTTTTGCTAATTCAGATTTTAATTCTGGATTGATAAAATCAGCTTTAATTTTCCAAAACTCTTCTGGAATAAATGCTCTTATCTCATTTTCTCTATCTACTATTATCCTTACAGCAACACTTTGTACTCTTCCAGCACTTAAACCATATCTCACTTTTTTCCAAAGTAATGGTGAAAGTTCATATCCAACGGCTCTATCTAAAATTCTTCTTGCTTGCTGTGCATCTACTAGATTTTGATCAACATCTCTTGGATTTTCTAAAGCTTTTAATATAGCATCTTTTGTAATTTCGTGAAAAACTATTCTTTTTATTGGATTCTTTTCTATTTTTAGTGCAGGAATTAAATGCCATGCAATAGCTTCTCCCTCTCTATCTTCATCGGCTGCTAGATAGATAGTTGTATCTTTTGCTATTTGCTTCTTTAATTCACTTATAACTTTTTTCTTATCTGTACTTACTTGATAACTTGGTTTGAAGTTATCATCTGGATCAAATCCTAAAGTTGATTTTGGTAAATCCCTTACATGACCCATTGAGGCCATAACTGTAAAATCTTTACCTAAGAATTTTGATATCGTTTTTGCCTTTGCTGGTGACTCCACTATTACTAAATTTTTCACTTAAACTGCCTTCATATTTTCTAAAAGTTTGCATTCTAACATAAAATTTGTAAGGTTTTCTTAATTGTTTACACATTATTTTATGAAATATTAATTTTAATATCTATATATAATAAAAATCTAACTCTTCTTTATATATTTTTGTATCTTTATAAACATAAATAAAACAATTACTAATAAAAGGATTACTAATTCAACTCTTGAAATAAAACTTATTTCTAATAAATGTTCTTTACTAAAATCTATATTTATAAAATCTATTATTCCTTGACTAACAGAAATAATTGTAAGAAGTGTTAAAAAAACTAAAATATATTGAACCGTTCTAGCAGATTGTGCTTTTTCATTAGATTCAACTGCTTCACAAATATCCAAATAATTTTTTTCTGATTTCTCAAAAATCTCTTTTAAAATATCAAATTTCTCAATACTTTTTTGTATATCTATAAAACTATCAATATTTTCTATAGAATTAAATTTTGTAAAATTACATTTTTGTAAAAAGTAGCTATTTATTTTATGCATTTCTATAAGTATATTTGAACTTATTTGTATATCCTTTTTAAAATCAATTTGATACATTAAATCTGTATATAATTCTCCAGATTTCTTATAAATAACACTTTCATTCATAGTATTTGAATCAATATCTAGAAGTTTACTAATCTCATATAAATCAATCTTTTTATTAAACCATAAAACAGAATCTTTATATATTGTCACATCATATATATCTTTATTAACTTCAATAATTGTATTCTTTGATTTAATTTTTTCACTATTATAAAAATTAACTATTTTTTCATAATTTTCCTTATTTTGTGTGAAATAATGTACTCTAAAAGAATATGAGCTATTTAATCTATTTTGAATAATTTTTGAATTATAAACTAAACTTGAAAATCTAAAATTTTCAGGAAGATTTAGAAAATCATTTATGTTCAAATCAATATTTAAATCATATACTAAATCAAATATTTCTTTTGAATAATTTTTAATAAACTCATCTAAGTAAATATGAAAAGATGACTCTAATTCATTTGTTATTTTAAAATATATTTCAACAGAAGTTATCCCTGTAAGGTGTACTTTTATATTTAATTTTTCAACTTCTTTATCTATACTAATATCTTTTTTAAATAGATTTTTACTATTGTTAAAATCAAACTCTATATATTTATAACTATTTTCTGATAATCTATTAAACCAATACCCTTTTAAATTATAGTTAGTAAAAGTATTAATTTTTAGTTGATCCAAATTTTTACAAGACTTTATTTTTTTAATATCCAATTTTCCACAAGTGTAGAAAACCATATTTGCAACAATATACATCTAAAACTTCCTTGTTGGTATTTTTTGTATATTGCCAAATGAAGGATATATAAACGCTTAATTCTATTTTAATACAATTTAAAATCTAAATATTATTCAAAAATGATAATTTCTTCTTGTAAATCTATATTAAACTGTTCTTTGACTTTTTGTTTTGCTAGATTTATGAGAGAAATAGCATCTTCAAAAGTTCCATTTCCATGATTTACTAAAAAATTTGCATGAGTATTTGAAAACTCCATATCTCCTACTCTTTTGCCTTTTAATCCAACAGATTCTATAAGTCTTCCTGCAAAATCTCCTTTTGGATTTTTAAAACAACTTCCAGCACTTGCCATCTGTGGTTGGTTATCTCGCATTTTTGTAAATTCATTTTGTTTTTCTTGTGAAAAACCTAATTCTTTATGAAAAACTACTTCATAAACAATAGTGTCTATTTTTGTTTCTCTATATGAAAAATCTAAATTTTCTTTTAAAATATAACCATCTTTTGTTTTTATAGAGTGAATATAGTTGAAAATTTCCCATTGTTTTAACCCAGCATTCATTTTTACCAAACCACCCAAATTCCCTGGTAATTTTGCTAAAAACTCTAAAGAAGCAATATTATTCTTTCTTGTATATGTAAGAAGTTTTCCACTACTTGTAGCACAACCTACATACAGCAAATCATCTTTTTCTTTTATATAGTCAAACTCTTCACCTAAAATAGCAAATTTTTTTTCACAATTTGGTGAAACTAGCAAATTGTTTCCTCTTCCAATAATCTGAAAATCATTATAATCGCCTACTTCATTTATGACTAAAACTTCTTTTTCTCCACCAATATGTATAGAAGAGTATCTTTTAAAATCTATAGTTTTATAATAGTTATCTATTTTATCGTTCATCTACTTCTTAACTCTTCATACTCAGTTGGAATTAAAAAATCTTCTGCTTTTATCAAGTTTTGATAGTGTCCACTTTTATAGCCTAGTGCAAAAAGTTTATTTAAAGCTTTATATTGAATTTCACTCATTTTTACAGAATTATCATTTGCATATAAATCTAAATATTTATCTAAAGTTGTAGCATCTACACGAATTAGACCTTTTTCTAACAACATTGGAGCTAAAGTTTTTCTATTTTTATTTGCGACATCAACAGCTTTTATAAGTGCATTTTCATATTTTATAGCATCATGAAGAGGAATTGAACGACGAAGACACATTCCACCAAGAGGAAGAGGTAAATCTTCACCATCACAAAGTTCTACCCAAATATCCCAAATTTCACGTTCCACTTCAAGTTCACTACTATAAGTTAAAATTGATTCGTGGATTAAAACTCCAGCATCCACAACTCCATCAAGAACAGCTTTTTCAATATCTAAAAAGTTCATATATGAAACTCTTGCATCAGGATAAGCAATTTTAAATAAAAGTGCATTTGTAGTAAATTCTCCACTTAAAGCTACTTTAAAGTTTCTTTTTAATTTTGTATCTTTCTTTTTAATAAGTTTTGGCCCATAACCTTCTCCAAAAGACACAGCAGTCTTAAGTAGCGCATAATCATCTTTTACAAATGGATAAAGTGCAAATGAAATAGCACAAATATCGTAAATACCTTTTAAAGTTGCTTGATTTAAAGTTTCTATATCTAAAGCAATATTATCAAATTTAGTATCTTCTAAACTAACCCAACCAAATTTAATTGCATAATACATAAATATATCATCTGCATCAGGAGAGTGCCCTACACTAATAACTTTACTCATATATTAATCCTTTTCTATTTTTACTTGTTTATATCTATATTCATTTACTATATTTTCAACATTTAATATGGCAATTGTTCCTGTTAAATTTTCATCTATTTTTAATACTCTTTTTATATTCTCATTTTTTGAAATTATATTTATATTTTCACCATCTTTTACCTTTGCTATATTTGCAAAAGTTTGACTAGCTAACAATACTTTAGTATCTTTTCCAACTAAAGAATAAAGCAAAGTTCCATTAAATGATTTTAAATCTTCAATATCCTCTAAATCAAAACTTTCACAAGAGTTTAAACTATTTTGTAAATCTTCATCTAAAACTAGAACTTCAAAATCTGTATATTTTTTTATAGTTGCTAAAAGTTTGATAATATTTTCAACTCTTTCATGATTTTTTATATCTTTTCCTATAATTAAAACTTTAGAATTTGAGTTTTGATAAAACGCATAAGCCTCTTCAAATTCCTCTTCACCTGCACTACTTTCAGCTGAAATATATCCTAAATCAAGATTTTGAATAAACTCTTTTATTTTTTCGTCACAATTTTTTACAAAAGTATCAAGAAGTAAAGCACAAATTCCCTCTTCACTTCCAACTTCATATTTTATAAATTGAGTATAAAAACTTTTTAATTCAAAGTTATCTATTGGATGCATATATGTAAATTTTGTCACTTGTTTACAGGCTTTTTGTAAACTATTTTTCAAATCTTTATCTTCGAAAAATGTTCCAATACTTAAGATATAATCATATTTTTCTAAACTATTCACTAATTTTCCTTATTAAAAAAATCCAACTTTTGTTTCATTATCAAATTGACCTTTTTTCTCTTTTGAAATTTGTTCTTCAAAGTCTTTTAGAGTAAAAATGGCATCATCTTGAACTGCTAATTTATATGCAGTATTTTTTATAACTAACTCTATTTGTCCACCAGTCAATTCATATTTTCCAATTTTCTCAAAATCAAAATTGTCTTCAAGAGGTAAAGTTGTTGGTATTAATTTTTTCCAAAGCTCAATTCTTTGTTCTAAATTTGGTTTTACAAATTCTATTTTATAATTAAATCTTCTTGAAAATGCCTTATCAAGATTTTCAAGTAAATTTGTAGTTGCGATTAAAATACCATCAAACCTTTCAATCTGTTCTAAAAAAATATTTTGCATTTGATTGTGCATTTTATCACTACTACTATTTGCACCACTACTTCTTGAACTTAAAAATTGATCAGCCTCATTTAAAAGTAAAACTGGTTCACTTTTTGTTTGTTCTTTTATTTCATTATATTTATCAAATATTGCTCGTACATTTTTTTCACTTTCACCAATATACATTGATAAAATTTTTGAACAATCAAAACTAAGAACTTCTTTTTTAAGAGATCTTGCTAAAGCTAAAGCTGTAATAGTTTTTCCAGTTCCAGCAACTCCATAAAAAATTATCTTTGCATCAATTCCTCTTTTTTTATCTTTTATACCCCAAGCTTTTAGCCTATTTATAACACTTTTATCAACTTGTTTTAGAAGATTGCTTAAAGTATCTTTTGTTTTTGGATTTAGTACAACATCACTTAAATTTTTTGTTGTAGAGATAAGTTCAAACATCTCTTGATCTTTTATAATAGTTTCTAATTTTATCTTTGCAACATTTGAAGTTTTTTTAGTTGGATGAGATATTTTATATAAAACTTCATCTGGAATATAAAAATTTCTATTTATTCCACCAAAAGGTGTTAGAACCTCATCATAATCCACTAAACTTTTTGAGATTAAAGTAGAACTCTCTTCAAGTAAACTTCTATATTTGATTTTTTCATAATCATCATTTGAAATAAGTTCTATTAGATAATTCATCTCTCTTAATGTTCCATCTCCACCACTATATTCTTCTTTTAAAAGAGCTAAAAATAATGTTTTTTCTTGTTCACTTAAATTATACTCTTTAAAAAACGATTCAATCATGATTGGGTTTGTTGTTGCACTTATTCTATCTTTTATCCTATTTTCAAGAAGTAAAAGTTTATTCTTCAGTCTATTAGAACTTGGACTATTTATATCAAAGTTTCTTTTTACAATATTTAGCTGTTGAGCTAAATCTATTTTTAGAAATTGATCTTGTAAATACTCTAAATGATCCCCATAGTTTTTTATATCAGGTAATATAAAATCACTACTACCACTTTCTAACATTTTCAAATATGCACTTGATAGTGTAACACTAGAATTTATTAACTCTAATTTTGAAGCTTCATTTAGCTTAACTTGGTCAAAAGAGACTTGAATTAACCAACCAAATTCAAGTAATGACTTAATCAAATTTAGTTTTTCTAAATGCTCATATTTTTCTATATTATAAAATTGCCCTAGAATATCAATAACACTTAAAATATCTCTTCCATTTATATACTCTTTTGAAATATATTGTAGGATTTTCGCCTCTTCAACAGAACATTTTAATTGATTATAAAATTTTGTATTCTCTATATCTTTTGCTTTTAAAAAATTTATTACCTCTTGCATCATTCCCCATTAAATAAAATATGCTTAATTTTATATGTTATCTTAAATCTTCTTAACTACAAATGAATAAAAAAATGATAAAATAGAGCTATTTTAAATTTCAAAACAAGGATTTAACTATGTTCAAAGTTATAAAACTTGCTATATTAGCAGCTGTAATACCTTTTATTACTGCTTGTTCTAATCATAATCAAGCTATGAAAGTTTTACCAAATGAACTTGAAATTGCAGATCAATGTAAAAATATGAATATTAATTTTGAGATGGATTGCTATGATTTAATCTCATATAAAAACTCTTTTGCTCAATTAAGATTAGGAATTCATGCACAAAATAAAGGATTAGCACAAGAAGCATTTGATAGATATACAAACGCAAAGAAAGCTGGTAACTTTTATGCTAATGCATTATTAGCCGACCTTTACTTAAATGGTATAGGTGTTGATGTTGACGAAAAGAAATCTACTAATTTACTAAAAGAAGTACAAAGTGTTGATCCAATTGCAGCATATAAATTATCATTTTACTACTTTTCAGAAAATAATCCACAAAAAGCAATTGAACTTCTTGAATACTCTGCACTAAATGGTGTAAAAGATGCTCAAAAAGATTTAGTATTGGTATTTTCAAATAATCAATATATAGAAGAAAATTTAGAACAAAGCTTATATTATGATGAATTGTATCAAGATGGACAAGATGATTTTTCAAAAAAAATCTATGGAAGATAAATGTTAAAAAATATAATTATTTCAATTTCTACAATATTTTTGTTAACTGCTTGCTCATTTAAAATGCCAGAATTTTTAACATTTGGTTCAAGTATTAACTATGAAGAAGAACTAACAGAAGCAAATCTTTGTCAAGTAATGGAAAATGAGTCAAATAAACTCTATTGTTATAAAAATATAGAAAATAAAAATTCATTTGCTAAAATTAGATTAGGAACTTATCATGCTGATAAAAAAGAGTATCAAGAAGCATTAAAATACTTAAATGAAGCAAAAGAGAATAAAAACCTTTTTGCAAATTTGCCTATATCTTTTATTTATTATAAAGGCGAAGGGGTAAGAAAAGATATCAATAAATCTTTTGAACTTTTAAAAGAATCATCAAATATTGATCCCGTTGCCGCTTTTCAATTATCAAGATTTTATCTTCAAGGTATAAATACAAAAATTGATAATGAAAAAGGTATTGAATTACTAAATTTTGCTGCACAAAAAGGTGTTTTTCAAGCTCAAGAAATGTTAGCAAGTATTTACAAACAAGGAATGTTTGAGCAACCTAAAGACCAAGTAAAATATGAATATTGGTTAAATAAAGTAAAATCAAATAAAGAGGATTTAAACCACAAAATATATATTTTCTAAAGATTTATAAAGGTCGCAAGTCTTAACTAAAAGGAAAAAGATGAAAGATAATATTTTATCAGGTCTTACAGTTGGAATTATTGCGTTACCTTTATCAATGGCTCTTGCTATTGCAACTGGAGTTCCACCTCAACTTGGACTTTATACAGCAATCATTGCAGGTATTTTTGCAGCAATCTTTGGAAGTAGTAAAGTTAATATATCTGGTCCAACAGCTGCATTTATAGTTATTTTAATCCCAATTGTTCAAGAATTTGGAATAACTGGTCTTCTTTTATGTGGACTTCTATCAGGAATTATTTTAATTTTAATTGGTTTATTAAAACTTGGAAATCTAATAGAACTTGTACCATATCCTGTTACTGTTGGTTTTACATCTGGAATTGCAGTTGTTATTGCAACTTTTCAAGTCAAAGATTTTTTTGGTTTGACTATAGATAACTTTTCTGGGAACTATACAGAAAAAATTATTTTATTGTTTAACTCTTTTTCAACTTTTAATTTATATGAGTTTTTAACTGCTAGTGCAACTTTACTCTTACTAATAATTTGGAAAAAAACAAAAAGTAAAATTCCATCAGCATTAATTGCCTTAGGTATTATTACTATACTTGTAGTATTCTTCAATTCACAATATGGATTAAATATCTCAACTATAAATTCCACATTTTCATATAAAATAGGAAATTTTGAAGGTTCAGGAATTCCACCTATTCCTTTACAGTTTTCTTTACCTTGGGAGTTTTTAAAACCAAATGAAATAAATCTTGATTTACTAATCAAACTTCTTCCTCATTCTATTGCAATTGCTATTTTAGGTGCGTTAGAATCTCTTTTATGTGCAGTTATTAGTGATGGAATGACAGGAAGTAAAACTGACCCAAATAAAGAACTAATAGGACAAGGAATTACAAATATAGTAGTTCCTTTCTTTGGTGGAATTCCAGCAACTGCTGCAATTGCTAGAACTGTTGCAAATATCAATTCTGGTGGGACAAGTAAACTATCTTCAATAGTTCATTCATTATTTATATTAGCTTCAATTTTATTTATTGCCCCATATATATCTTATTTACCAATGGCTAGTTTATCTGCACTTTTACTTATGGTTGCTTGGAATATGAGTGAAATAAAACATTTTACAAATATATTAAAAACTGCTCCAAAAGATGATATTTATGTTTTACTTACTTGTTTTTCTTTAACTGTTTTAATAGATATGCAAGTTGCAGTTGCTATTGGAATTGCTCTTGCTTCAATACTATTTATAAAAAGAACTATTGATTTATATTCTATTGAATTAGTAAATGAAAATTTAGATACACATCCAGATATTCCTAAAGAGATTTTAATATATGATATTAATGGTCCAATGTTCTTTGGAGCTGCTCATAAAGCTTTAAAAACTTTATCAAACATAAATGAACAAAAAAGTATTGTAATATTAAATATGAAAAATGTATCTATCTTAGATATAACTGCAATGGTTGCTTTAAAGTCTATTGTAGATAACTTTGAAGTAAAAAATAAAAAGCTTATATTTGCAGGATTAAATAAGAGAGTCCTACAAAAATTAGAAAGAGCTAAGTTTGATTATGTAACAACATTTTCAGAAATAGAAGATGCTATAAACTATGCAAAAAAATATAAACCAAGAGAATAGTTATAAAAAAATTAAGCTTCAAAGAAATACTTAATTTCTACATTTAAAATCTTAGAAATCTTTGCTAAATGTTTTATATTAAAGTGATGGTTATTTTTTCTAAGTTCAGCACGACCTAAATATGCACCTCCACTCATACCTATTTCCAAAGCTAATTGCATTTGTGTTAGACCTTTTTGTTCCCTATATTTTTTAACATTAATTGAAACAATATCTAAAATTCTTTCACTATAAATTTCTAAATCTATATTCATTTCTTTTAACAAATCATTTTCCTAACGATATATATATCTAAGTTATGAATAATATACTTTTTGATAAGATTAAAACAACGATATATATATCGTTATTTTCAAAGAAAGTATTTTATGAATAATGATAAAAAAGTAACTTTAGAAGATTGTTTTTCTAGTAGATTAATAACTTATTCTAATGTAAATTATTTCAATAATTATGAATATATTGATTACCTTGAAATATTTGAAACTATAATTTCATCAAATAGAGATAAAAAAGCTAGTGAAATTTTAGAAATATTATCTAAATTACTAGATAGTAAATATATAACTAAAGAAATTTTTAATGATTTTATAAGAAGTGAATACTTTCTTAATCTTTTAAAAAAGTATTTATCTTCTGTACAAATAGATATTATAAATATTAAAGAATATATTTTATATTAAAATTATCTTTTAAAAACAAAAATTGTAAATAGAAAAGATAAAAGGCTTAATATAAATAATAATCCCAACCAATAAAAAATTGAAACTTCTACTAAATATCCTGCAACTAAAGTTGCAGTTGCTGGAAGTAAAAGTTGTAAAGAACCTAATAAAGCAGCAGTTGCACCTACTGAAGTTTTTTGAGAAGACATTGCTATAGAAAACAAACTAGCTTCTGCCAAACCTAAACCAAAAAATGAGATAAAAAATCCAATTACTATTCCATCTAATCCAATTATAGCTATATTTGAACTTATAAAACTTACTATTGAACCAAAAATTATAATAGCAGCTCCAGATATTGAAATTTGCTTCATATTTAATATTTGTAATAATTTAGTAGATAATAATGCACCAAATAAAAGTGCACTTCCCGTTGCTCCAAATACTAAACCAAAAGTTTTCGAGTCAAGATTATAAATTTCTCTATAAGAATAAGAAGCTCCTGCAATATAACCAAATACAAACATATACATTAAACAAGTTGCAAAAGCAGGAATTAAAAAATTCATA
Proteins encoded in this window:
- a CDS encoding biotin synthase; the encoded protein is MSDNKIYLCAISNIESGTCKEDCQFCTQSVKYRADIERYRRKDIDDIVKEAKKARENKAVGFCLVTAGTGLDDKRLDYVCRAADAVHKAVPDISIIACNGIASFEQLKELKKHGVENYNHNLETAREFYHTICTTHSWDDRYNTCLDAKKAGLHLCTGGIFGLGETQENRISMLESIASLEPMSVPINFFHPNDALPIVKNPLSKDEAFKLVELSRSYLPNQMLMIAGGRELMFGESQYDVFKHGANAIVVGDYLTTGGASAEDDIKAVTALGYEIAFACHQ
- a CDS encoding metallophosphoesterase family protein — translated: MKIGILSDSHFKVDYQKEVVDLLKTDGCEYLIHAGDFCCEENLQNLKDSNLKYISVYGNNDKNLLDFSSIFNIKNEPYYFKIEDISFKLMHLPLHLSPDTNIIIFGHTHKFHCEYINGKVYINPGEVCAREEPFISCAKLEINQNEYIITHYYRNINQKNFMKEEFKYER
- the topA gene encoding type I DNA topoisomerase; translated protein: MKNLVIVESPAKAKTISKFLGKDFTVMASMGHVRDLPKSTLGFDPDDNFKPSYQVSTDKKKVISELKKQIAKDTTIYLAADEDREGEAIAWHLIPALKIEKNPIKRIVFHEITKDAILKALENPRDVDQNLVDAQQARRILDRAVGYELSPLLWKKVRYGLSAGRVQSVAVRIIVDRENEIRAFIPEEFWKIKADFINPELKSELAKQNGKTIKISNEQEALKIEESLKQGIYKLIDIEEKESSRNPAAPFTTSTLQQEASRKIGFSVSQTMMIAQQLYEGNTANIPNHTGGLITYMRTDSLNLSNIATSAAKKVIEEEYGSDYALKKPRVYTTKSKGAQEAHEAIRPVDMSLKPSQVKDYLEPAQYRLYSLIWKRTIATQMAQAKIANTTYKIEAGKSKEFEFQVKGQRIIFAGFMKAYTEGSDNPEAALDSTEKILPNIKVGTILELENLQSEQNFTKPPARYTEASLVKKLESEGIGRPSTYAPTISTIQAREYVTINEDKKLVPTPTGEIVNAFLTDHFSNIIDLGFTAKIEEKFDDIAEGKIAWVDVLKNFYGDFKNTIKDKEENISKSDYSQVRELGIDPKSGKPVSARVGRFGPFVQIGTKDDEDKPKFVAIPDNLNMDTITLEQALFLFNLPRVVGITENEEEIKANIGRFGPYLQVKTKYYSLKTDDPYTVDELRAREIIKEIDEAKSKALIKDFEKEKIQILNGQYGAYIKQGRKNFKIPKGKVAEDLTLEECLDIIEKDSKGTKKTTTKRSTKVSSKTTTKKTTKKE
- a CDS encoding UDP-N-acetylmuramate dehydrogenase, producing the protein MNDKIDNYYKTIDFKRYSSIHIGGEKEVLVINEVGDYNDFQIIGRGNNLLVSPNCEKKFAILGEEFDYIKEKDDLLYVGCATSSGKLLTYTRKNNIASLEFLAKLPGNLGGLVKMNAGLKQWEIFNYIHSIKTKDGYILKENLDFSYRETKIDTIVYEVVFHKELGFSQEKQNEFTKMRDNQPQMASAGSCFKNPKGDFAGRLIESVGLKGKRVGDMEFSNTHANFLVNHGNGTFEDAISLINLAKQKVKEQFNIDLQEEIIIFE
- a CDS encoding menaquinone biosynthesis family protein, whose amino-acid sequence is MSKVISVGHSPDADDIFMYYAIKFGWVSLEDTKFDNIALDIETLNQATLKGIYDICAISFALYPFVKDDYALLKTAVSFGEGYGPKLIKKKDTKLKRNFKVALSGEFTTNALLFKIAYPDARVSYMNFLDIEKAVLDGVVDAGVLIHESILTYSSELEVEREIWDIWVELCDGEDLPLPLGGMCLRRSIPLHDAIKYENALIKAVDVANKNRKTLAPMLLEKGLIRVDATTLDKYLDLYANDNSVKMSEIQYKALNKLFALGYKSGHYQNLIKAEDFLIPTEYEELRSR